In Mycobacteriales bacterium, one genomic interval encodes:
- a CDS encoding TIGR03960 family B12-binding radical SAM protein — translation MESIFPRLEPLLPRVQKPVQYVGGELNATVKDWDAADVRWCLMYPDAYEVGLPNQGVMILYEVLNEQPGVLAERTYAVWPDLERLLREHGVPQFTVDAHRPVRAFDLLGVSFSTELGYTNLLNALDLAGIPLLARDRDPTHPVVVAGGHAAFNPEPIADFVDCAVLGDGEQAVLEMTAVVRSWKQSGGTREDLLYRLATEVEGVYVPRFYDVEHLPDGRIKRVVPNRSGVPFRVRKRTVMDLDEWPYPKQPLVPLAETVHERMSVEIFRGCTRGCRFCQAGMITRPVRERSITGIGEMVERGLAATGYEEVGLLSLSSADHSEIGPVAKGLADRYEGTQTSLSLPSTRVDAFNVDLANELTRNGRRSGLTFAPEGGSERLRAVINKGVTKEDLIRTVTTAYKAGWRQVKLYFMCGLPTETDEDVLEIAELAHEVIRTGRRETGQKDVRCTVSIGGFVPKPHTPFQWAGQADAATVDRRLRLLRDAINADRTLGRSIGFRYHDGEPGIVEGLLSRGDRRVGAVIRKVWEDGGRFDGWSEHFSYERWMRAAEAAGIDVGWYTTRERGETEVLPWDHLDSGLEKEWLWADWQEALAAAEVADCRWNPCYDCGVCPGMGTEIQIGPTGRTLLPLSVVP, via the coding sequence ATGGAATCGATCTTCCCGCGGCTGGAGCCGCTGCTGCCGCGCGTGCAGAAGCCGGTCCAGTACGTCGGCGGCGAGCTGAACGCCACCGTCAAGGACTGGGACGCCGCCGACGTGCGGTGGTGCCTGATGTACCCGGACGCGTACGAGGTGGGGCTGCCGAACCAGGGCGTCATGATCCTCTACGAGGTGCTCAACGAGCAGCCGGGTGTCCTCGCCGAGCGCACCTACGCGGTCTGGCCCGACCTGGAACGCCTCTTGCGCGAGCACGGCGTGCCGCAGTTCACGGTGGACGCGCACCGGCCGGTGCGCGCGTTCGACCTGCTGGGCGTGTCGTTCTCGACCGAGCTCGGGTACACGAACCTCCTCAACGCCCTCGACCTGGCCGGCATCCCGCTGCTCGCGCGCGACCGCGACCCCACCCACCCGGTGGTCGTCGCGGGCGGGCACGCGGCGTTCAACCCGGAGCCGATCGCCGACTTCGTCGACTGCGCGGTGCTCGGCGACGGCGAGCAGGCCGTCCTCGAGATGACCGCCGTCGTCCGCTCGTGGAAGCAGTCCGGCGGCACCCGCGAGGACCTGCTGTACCGGCTCGCGACCGAGGTCGAGGGCGTGTACGTGCCGCGGTTCTACGACGTCGAGCACCTGCCCGACGGCCGCATCAAGCGCGTCGTGCCGAACCGCTCCGGCGTGCCGTTCCGCGTCCGCAAGCGGACCGTCATGGACCTCGACGAGTGGCCGTACCCGAAGCAGCCGCTCGTGCCGCTCGCCGAGACCGTGCACGAGCGGATGAGCGTCGAGATCTTCCGCGGCTGCACCCGCGGCTGCCGGTTCTGCCAGGCCGGGATGATCACCCGCCCGGTGCGCGAACGCTCCATCACCGGCATCGGCGAGATGGTCGAGCGCGGCCTCGCCGCCACCGGCTACGAGGAGGTCGGGCTGCTGTCGCTGTCCAGCGCCGACCACTCCGAGATCGGCCCCGTCGCCAAGGGCCTCGCCGACCGGTACGAGGGCACGCAGACGTCGCTGTCACTGCCGTCCACGCGCGTCGACGCGTTCAACGTCGACCTCGCCAACGAGCTCACCCGCAACGGCCGCCGCTCCGGCCTGACGTTCGCCCCCGAGGGCGGCTCCGAGCGCCTCCGCGCCGTCATCAACAAGGGCGTCACCAAGGAGGACCTGATCCGCACCGTCACCACCGCGTACAAGGCGGGGTGGCGGCAGGTGAAGCTCTACTTCATGTGCGGCCTGCCGACCGAGACCGACGAGGACGTGCTCGAGATCGCCGAGCTCGCGCACGAGGTCATCCGCACCGGCCGCCGCGAGACCGGCCAGAAGGACGTCCGCTGCACCGTCTCCATCGGCGGGTTCGTGCCCAAGCCGCACACGCCGTTCCAGTGGGCCGGCCAGGCCGACGCCGCCACCGTCGACCGCCGCCTCCGCCTGCTGCGCGACGCGATCAACGCCGACCGGACGCTGGGGCGTTCCATCGGCTTCCGCTACCACGACGGCGAGCCCGGCATCGTCGAGGGCCTGCTCTCCCGCGGCGACCGGCGCGTCGGCGCCGTCATCCGGAAGGTGTGGGAGGACGGCGGGCGGTTCGACGGGTGGAGCGAGCACTTCTCCTACGAGCGGTGGATGCGCGCCGCCGAGGCGGCCGGGATCGACGTCGGCTGGTACACGACGCGCGAGCGCGGCGAGACGGAGGTCCTGCCCTGGGACCACCTGGACTCGGGGCTGGAGAAGGAGTGGCTCTGGGCCGACTGGCAGGAGGCGCTCGCCGCCGCCGAGGTCGCCGACTGCCGCTGGAACCCGTGCTACGACTGCGGCGTCTGCCCCGGCATGGGGACCGAGATCCAGATCGGTCCCACCGGGCGCACGCTGCTGCCCCTCTCGGTCGTGCCGTGA
- a CDS encoding SigE family RNA polymerase sigma factor, translated as MDVGADEALTALYAAHYRSLVRLAALLLDDLPACEDVVQEAYVRVYRAWGRIGDQNKALAYLRQTVVNLSRSALRRRLVARRLAPRPDGAGADPAYAAVERDALVRALRTLPRRQREALALRYLADLTEAQTAAAMGCGVGSVKAYASRGLATLGTLLKETDR; from the coding sequence GTGGACGTCGGTGCTGACGAGGCGCTGACCGCGTTGTACGCGGCCCACTACCGCTCGCTGGTCCGCCTCGCCGCCCTGCTGCTCGACGACCTGCCCGCGTGCGAGGACGTCGTCCAGGAGGCGTACGTCCGCGTGTACCGCGCGTGGGGCCGCATCGGCGACCAGAACAAGGCGCTCGCCTACCTGCGGCAGACCGTCGTCAACCTCAGCCGGTCGGCGTTGCGCCGCCGCCTCGTCGCGCGCCGGCTCGCGCCGCGTCCGGACGGCGCCGGCGCCGACCCGGCGTACGCCGCCGTCGAGCGCGACGCGCTCGTCCGCGCGTTGCGCACGCTCCCCCGCCGCCAGCGCGAGGCGCTGGCGCTCCGCTACCTCGCCGACCTGACGGAGGCGCAGACCGCCGCCGCCATGGGCTGCGGCGTCGGCTCGGTGAAGGCGTACGCCTCCCGCGGCCTCGCCACGCTCGGCACGTTGCTGAAGGAGACCGACCGATGA